From a region of the Carettochelys insculpta isolate YL-2023 chromosome 29, ASM3395843v1, whole genome shotgun sequence genome:
- the LOC142003312 gene encoding aquaporin-2-like isoform X2 yields the protein MMWELRSVAFTRAVLAEFLATLLFIFFGLGSALGWPSAPPDTLQIALAFGLAIATLVQAMGHISGAHINPAVTVACLVGSHISFLRAVFYVVAQLMGAVAGAALLHELTPPNIRGHLAINRLHNDTTPGQAVTVEIFLTLQLVLCIFASTDDRRSDNVGSPALSIGLSVAAGHLLGVFWLGPLAGAVVASLIYNYILFPHAKTLSERLTIFKGFEPEEDWEERDSRRRQSMELHSPQTLPRGMTEKV from the exons ATGATGTGGGAGCTCCGATCAGTAGCCTTTACCCGGGCTGTCTTGGCCGAGTTTCTGGCTACACTGCTCTTCATCTTCTTtggcctgggctctgccctgggtTGGCCTTCCGCCCCCCCAGACACGCTGCAGATCGCTCTAGCTTTCGGCCTTGCCATTGCCACACTGGTCCAGGCCATGGGGCACATCAGCGGGGCACACATCAACCCGGCAGTGACGGTGGCTTGCTTGGTGGGGTCTCACATCTCCTTTCTCAGAGCCGTCTTCTATGTGGTCGCGCAGCTCATGGGAGCAGTCGCCGGAGCAGCTCTCCTGCATGAACTCACTCCACCGAACATCCGGGGACACCTAGCCATTAACAGG CTGCACAATGACACGACTCCAGGCCAGGCAGTCACAGTCGAGATCTTTCTCACCTTGCAGCTGGTGCTGTGCATTTTCGCTTCCACCGACGACCGACGGAGCGATAACGTTGGCTCTCCAGCCTTGTCCATCGGCCTGTCTGTTGCTGCTGGTCACTTGCTGGGG gtcttctggctggggcCGTTGGCTGGTGCAGTGGTGGCCTCCCTGATCTACAATTATATTCTCTTTCCGCATGCTAAGACCCTATCAGAGAGGCTCACCATCTTCAAAGGCTTTGAACCGGAGGAAGACTGGGAAGAGCGTGACAGTCGCCGGAGGCAGTCCATGGAACTGCACTCCCCGCAGACTCTACCGCGAGGCATGACAGAGAAAGTCTAG
- the LOC142003312 gene encoding aquaporin-2-like isoform X1 has translation MMWELRSVAFTRAVLAEFLATLLFIFFGLGSALGWPSAPPDTLQIALAFGLAIATLVQAMGHISGAHINPAVTVACLVGSHISFLRAVFYVVAQLMGAVAGAALLHELTPPNIRGHLAINRLHNDTTPGQAVTVEIFLTLQLVLCIFASTDDRRSDNVGSPALSIGLSVAAGHLLGIHYTGCSMNPARSFAPAVIVGDFNAHWVFWLGPLAGAVVASLIYNYILFPHAKTLSERLTIFKGFEPEEDWEERDSRRRQSMELHSPQTLPRGMTEKV, from the exons ATGATGTGGGAGCTCCGATCAGTAGCCTTTACCCGGGCTGTCTTGGCCGAGTTTCTGGCTACACTGCTCTTCATCTTCTTtggcctgggctctgccctgggtTGGCCTTCCGCCCCCCCAGACACGCTGCAGATCGCTCTAGCTTTCGGCCTTGCCATTGCCACACTGGTCCAGGCCATGGGGCACATCAGCGGGGCACACATCAACCCGGCAGTGACGGTGGCTTGCTTGGTGGGGTCTCACATCTCCTTTCTCAGAGCCGTCTTCTATGTGGTCGCGCAGCTCATGGGAGCAGTCGCCGGAGCAGCTCTCCTGCATGAACTCACTCCACCGAACATCCGGGGACACCTAGCCATTAACAGG CTGCACAATGACACGACTCCAGGCCAGGCAGTCACAGTCGAGATCTTTCTCACCTTGCAGCTGGTGCTGTGCATTTTCGCTTCCACCGACGACCGACGGAGCGATAACGTTGGCTCTCCAGCCTTGTCCATCGGCCTGTCTGTTGCTGCTGGTCACTTGCTGGGG atcCACTACACCGGTTGCTCTATGAACCCAGCCAGATCTTTTGCCCCAGCTGTGATAGTAGGAGATTTCAACGCCCATTGG gtcttctggctggggcCGTTGGCTGGTGCAGTGGTGGCCTCCCTGATCTACAATTATATTCTCTTTCCGCATGCTAAGACCCTATCAGAGAGGCTCACCATCTTCAAAGGCTTTGAACCGGAGGAAGACTGGGAAGAGCGTGACAGTCGCCGGAGGCAGTCCATGGAACTGCACTCCCCGCAGACTCTACCGCGAGGCATGACAGAGAAAGTCTAG